From one Candidatus Binatus sp. genomic stretch:
- the menB gene encoding 1,4-dihydroxy-2-naphthoyl-CoA synthase — protein sequence MNFGDIIYTKEDGIATITINRPQVLNAFRGETVDEMIAAFKDARDDGSIGVVILTGAGDRAFCSGGDQSSRGKSGYQGGMHVDELHALIRDIPKPVIAAVNGYAIGGGHVFHVICDLTIAADTAKFGQAGPRVGSVDPGFGTAYLTRVVGEKKAREIWYLCRQYSAQESLEMGLVNKVVPAAQLMDEARSWAREILAMSPTAIKIAKASFEAETDHIKGIGALGMSALMLYYGTDEAMEGRNAFLERRKPDFRKHQK from the coding sequence ATGAATTTTGGCGACATCATTTATACAAAGGAAGACGGCATCGCGACCATCACGATCAACCGGCCGCAAGTATTGAATGCGTTTCGCGGCGAGACGGTGGACGAGATGATCGCGGCGTTCAAGGATGCGCGCGACGACGGCTCGATCGGCGTCGTGATCCTGACCGGCGCGGGCGACCGCGCCTTCTGCTCCGGCGGCGACCAGTCGTCGCGCGGCAAAAGCGGCTACCAGGGCGGGATGCACGTCGATGAGTTGCATGCGCTGATTCGCGACATTCCCAAACCCGTCATCGCGGCGGTCAACGGCTACGCAATCGGCGGCGGCCACGTTTTCCACGTGATCTGCGATCTGACGATCGCGGCCGATACCGCGAAATTCGGCCAGGCCGGGCCCCGGGTCGGCAGCGTCGATCCCGGCTTCGGCACGGCCTACCTGACCCGCGTGGTCGGAGAAAAAAAGGCGCGGGAGATCTGGTACCTGTGCCGGCAGTATTCGGCGCAGGAATCACTCGAGATGGGCCTGGTCAACAAGGTCGTGCCCGCCGCGCAGTTGATGGATGAGGCGCGGAGCTGGGCGCGCGAGATCCTGGCGATGAGCCCCACCGCGATCAAAATTGCGAAGGCGTCATTCGAAGCGGAGACCGACCACATCAAGGGGATCGGCGCGCTTGGGATGTCGGCGCTCATGCTCTACTACGGCACCGACGAAGCGATGGAAGGACGCAATGCGTTTCTAGAACGCCGGAAACCCGACTTTCGCAAGCATCAGAAGTAG
- a CDS encoding enoyl-CoA hydratase-related protein translates to MANSNTKIAIVTGAGQGIGRAIARVLAERGAGRRDGTMNFGDIIYTKEDGIATITINRPKVLNAFRGETVDEMIAAFKDSHDA, encoded by the coding sequence ATGGCGAACTCAAACACTAAGATTGCAATCGTCACTGGCGCCGGACAGGGCATCGGGCGCGCGATCGCCCGCGTGCTCGCCGAGCGCGGCGCCGGCCGCAGGGATGGAACGATGAATTTCGGCGACATCATTTATACGAAGGAAGACGGCATCGCGACCATCACGATCAACCGGCCGAAAGTATTGAACGCGTTTCGCGGCGAGACGGTAGACGAGATGATCGCGGCGTTCAAGGATTCGCACGACGCTTGA
- a CDS encoding NAD(P)H-dependent flavin oxidoreductase codes for MLLAGMGGASTPELAAAVSNAGGLGILGAAACGADELSEWIKRTRKLTDKPFGVDTLLPSTVPALGTSSQFRAELPQGHVDFARNFKQRYQLPDPDRSAARGGMAFSRDFFKKQIEVVLDEKVPVYVSGLGDPGFMVKEAHARGMKVMAVAGAVKHALRFVDSGLDVIVAQGTDGGGHNSRIGTMALIPQVVDAVSPKPVVAAGGIADGRGIVAALALGAIGVWCGTPFLATPESGIDDRCRRSAARRRQT; via the coding sequence ATCCTGCTGGCCGGGATGGGCGGCGCTTCGACGCCGGAACTCGCAGCCGCCGTTTCCAACGCAGGCGGACTCGGAATTCTAGGCGCCGCGGCCTGCGGCGCCGACGAGCTGTCGGAATGGATCAAGCGCACCCGCAAGCTGACCGACAAGCCCTTCGGCGTCGATACGCTGCTGCCCTCGACCGTGCCGGCGTTGGGCACCAGCTCGCAATTCCGCGCCGAGTTGCCGCAGGGCCACGTCGATTTCGCCCGGAACTTCAAGCAGCGTTATCAGCTTCCCGATCCGGACCGCAGCGCGGCGCGCGGCGGAATGGCGTTCTCGCGCGACTTTTTCAAAAAGCAGATCGAAGTCGTGCTGGACGAGAAAGTGCCGGTATATGTTTCGGGCCTCGGCGATCCCGGCTTCATGGTCAAGGAAGCGCACGCCCGCGGGATGAAAGTTATGGCGGTCGCGGGTGCGGTAAAGCATGCGCTCCGTTTTGTCGATTCCGGGCTCGACGTAATCGTCGCGCAGGGCACCGACGGCGGCGGCCACAACAGCCGCATCGGGACTATGGCGCTGATTCCGCAAGTAGTCGATGCGGTCAGTCCCAAACCGGTCGTCGCTGCGGGTGGAATCGCGGACGGGCGCGGCATTGTCGCGGCGCTCGCGCTGGGTGCGATCGGCGTGTGGTGCGGAACTCCATTCCTCGCCACTCCGGAGTCGGGGATCGACGACAGGTGTAGACGATCAGCCGCCCGCCGCCGCCAGACCTGA
- a CDS encoding phosphotriesterase, with product MAKINTVLGIAEPKDLGFTLIHEHLSAGMPGWEFDNWRFDRKRQMAALVEKLKEIKALGVSSMVDPCPMELGRIPDFAAEAADKSGIRIIIATGVYNEALGFPAHFRMMSADDIAEVYVRELSEGIDGSGIKAGIIKTATGGVPGWTPKDEGVTANEQKALRAAARAHKATGAPILCHNSELSPFGRETLDIFGEEGVDFKRVLIGHACGVGDMRYYFEILERGAWLGFDRFGIEAIAPDKMRLASLFGLLAVGYDRIMLSHDAVYCWLGRMTKDVEHLMKASPNWNYAHICKNIIPALREGGVSEEKIRTMTVSNPRAYFGG from the coding sequence TTGGCGAAAATCAATACCGTTCTCGGAATAGCCGAACCCAAAGATCTGGGATTCACTCTTATCCACGAGCATCTGTCAGCAGGAATGCCCGGCTGGGAATTCGACAACTGGCGCTTCGATCGCAAGCGCCAGATGGCCGCGTTGGTCGAGAAGCTCAAGGAGATCAAAGCGCTTGGCGTGTCGAGTATGGTGGATCCGTGCCCAATGGAGCTCGGACGTATACCGGATTTCGCCGCCGAAGCCGCCGACAAATCGGGGATCAGGATTATCATCGCTACCGGTGTATATAACGAGGCGCTGGGCTTTCCGGCGCACTTCCGCATGATGTCAGCGGACGATATCGCCGAGGTCTACGTCCGCGAACTGAGCGAAGGAATCGACGGCAGCGGAATCAAAGCCGGCATCATCAAGACCGCGACCGGCGGCGTGCCCGGATGGACGCCCAAGGACGAAGGCGTGACCGCCAACGAACAGAAGGCGCTGCGCGCCGCCGCGCGCGCGCACAAGGCCACCGGCGCGCCGATTCTCTGTCACAATAGCGAGCTTTCCCCGTTCGGCCGCGAGACGCTGGACATCTTCGGTGAAGAAGGGGTCGATTTCAAACGCGTGCTGATTGGGCACGCCTGTGGCGTCGGCGATATGCGCTATTACTTCGAAATTCTCGAACGCGGCGCCTGGCTCGGGTTCGACCGGTTCGGGATCGAAGCGATCGCGCCCGACAAGATGCGGCTGGCGTCATTGTTTGGGCTGCTGGCGGTCGGTTACGACCGTATAATGCTGTCGCACGACGCGGTTTACTGCTGGCTGGGGCGGATGACCAAGGACGTCGAGCACCTGATGAAGGCGTCGCCGAACTGGAACTACGCGCACATCTGCAAGAATATCATCCCCGCGTTGCGCGAGGGCGGCGTGAGCGAGGAGAAGATTCGCACCATGACAGTGAGTAATCCGCGCGCCTATTTCGGCGGCTGA
- a CDS encoding enoyl-CoA hydratase/isomerase family protein — protein MYETINCAIEDGIGVVRLNRPDKLNAINPQMVAELRGLADSLASADLRALIFTGNGRAFSAGADISKLVEIGRPDEFLKFIERIQTAYNAIEDLPFPTIAAIDGIAFGGGCELALACDLRIMARDASLGVPEIKIGVLPGAGGTQRLGRMLPPAIAKRMIYFGDPLDSDAALRYGLINEVVEPGRAFETSLEWARRLAQLPPLAIRSAKMLVHGAQESSLKSGIESERQALAFLFGTEDRREGMRAFLEKRTPSFSGR, from the coding sequence ATGTACGAAACCATCAACTGCGCGATCGAGGACGGAATCGGAGTGGTGCGGCTCAACCGCCCGGATAAGCTCAACGCGATCAATCCGCAGATGGTGGCCGAATTGCGTGGGCTCGCGGACTCGCTCGCGAGCGCCGATCTGCGCGCGCTGATCTTCACCGGCAACGGCCGCGCCTTCTCCGCCGGCGCCGACATATCGAAGCTGGTCGAGATCGGACGCCCGGACGAATTCCTTAAGTTCATCGAACGAATCCAGACCGCGTACAACGCGATCGAGGATCTGCCGTTCCCCACGATTGCGGCCATCGACGGCATTGCCTTCGGCGGTGGATGCGAACTGGCGCTGGCCTGCGATCTGCGGATCATGGCGCGTGACGCCTCATTGGGCGTGCCGGAAATCAAAATTGGAGTGCTCCCCGGCGCGGGCGGTACGCAGCGGCTTGGCCGTATGCTCCCGCCCGCGATCGCCAAGCGGATGATCTATTTCGGCGATCCGCTGGATAGCGATGCGGCCCTGCGTTACGGCTTGATCAACGAGGTCGTCGAGCCGGGGCGGGCCTTCGAGACTTCGCTCGAATGGGCCCGGCGACTCGCCCAATTGCCGCCGCTGGCGATTCGCAGCGCGAAGATGCTGGTGCACGGGGCGCAGGAGAGCAGTCTCAAGAGCGGTATCGAAAGCGAGCGCCAGGCGCTGGCTTTCTTATTTGGAACCGAGGACCGGCGCGAAGGCATGCGCGCCTTCCTCGAAAAGCGCACACCCTCTTTTAGCGGACGTTGA
- a CDS encoding SDR family NAD(P)-dependent oxidoreductase yields MTKAAALEYAKQGIRVNSIHPGIIDTPIIGSSNISREAIEQFQAMTPLGRIGRPEEIAHGSLFLCSDEASFVTGAELVIDGGWTAQ; encoded by the coding sequence ATGACTAAAGCGGCGGCCTTGGAATATGCCAAGCAGGGCATCCGGGTGAATTCGATTCATCCCGGAATCATCGACACGCCGATCATCGGGAGTTCAAATATCTCGCGCGAGGCGATCGAGCAATTCCAGGCGATGACACCGCTCGGCCGAATCGGACGGCCAGAAGAGATCGCGCACGGGTCGCTATTTCTGTGCTCCGATGAAGCTTCGTTTGTGACTGGCGCCGAACTGGTGATAGATGGCGGATGGACCGCGCAGTAA
- a CDS encoding DUF5677 domain-containing protein, translating to MTFGRPDEQRSFVESHKLFFERFPNLAATMNLAFVRTMTNSGLADAVVFYLGRLCTDDFNEILLLCGNGYGSGAMKLLRGLYERVVTGRHLHTHPDECRDFLDFYWINAHRVARAIEDVFGKGQISAAKVAELEAKRAEVKSRYMVTSCKKCGTKRLNYTWSKLDFVSMARATGSTGKRLVDAYFLPMEQAHSTAGAIGSRLKEKPDGTITFDNESQRGLADRALITGHNLMLDMLCLQREHFGLVALDDPVAKCLKDFAEIWKRTEDQAQ from the coding sequence CGGAGTTTCGTGGAGTCACACAAGCTTTTTTTCGAGCGTTTTCCGAATCTCGCAGCCACGATGAACTTAGCCTTCGTTCGCACGATGACGAACAGCGGCCTGGCGGATGCAGTCGTATTCTATCTGGGGAGGCTTTGCACCGACGATTTCAATGAAATCCTGCTCCTCTGCGGCAATGGCTACGGATCGGGCGCGATGAAACTGCTCCGCGGGCTATACGAACGGGTCGTTACTGGACGTCATCTTCATACACATCCCGATGAGTGCCGCGATTTCTTGGACTTCTATTGGATAAATGCCCATCGAGTGGCGCGAGCTATCGAAGACGTTTTTGGGAAGGGCCAAATATCTGCGGCGAAGGTCGCAGAACTCGAAGCGAAGCGAGCAGAGGTCAAGTCCCGATACATGGTCACGTCTTGCAAGAAATGCGGTACAAAGCGTCTCAATTATACATGGAGCAAGCTGGACTTCGTTTCGATGGCGCGCGCCACCGGTTCGACTGGGAAGCGACTCGTGGACGCCTACTTCCTGCCGATGGAGCAAGCCCATAGCACAGCCGGTGCGATTGGGTCCCGCCTTAAAGAGAAGCCGGACGGTACAATAACCTTCGACAACGAATCACAGAGGGGCCTCGCCGATCGCGCCTTGATTACGGGCCACAACCTGATGCTCGACATGCTTTGCCTTCAGAGGGAGCATTTCGGGCTCGTTGCGCTCGACGATCCTGTGGCAAAGTGTCTGAAGGACTTTGCGGAAATCTGGAAACGAACAGAGGATCAAGCGCAATAG
- a CDS encoding acyl-CoA dehydrogenase family protein, which translates to MDFGFTEQERLFAENVRRFARERLAPDYAKWDRGEPFPRERIRELADLGIAGLRVPEAYGGTESSYVMAGIASEELSRGDYNTSLFLQIGMIIADILAGHASESVKRAWLPAIASGDKVVAFGLTEPNAGSDAAAITTSAERDGDSYVVRGEKASITFAGMADACVVFARTGGAGARGIGALMVPLDLPGVSRQVYRSAGERLTQRGSLVFDGVRVPADHLIGGESGGFYQAMGAFDYNRAIIALACVGVAQQSLDETIEYAKQRHTFGRPIAKHEGVAFQIAEHLTMISAARLLAYQCLALRDRGEPHTKEAAMAKWLGPKAAAEAIHACIVLHGWIGYSQELPFEQRLRDVIGLEIGDGTPEIMKAIIARETFGREFAAYR; encoded by the coding sequence ATGGATTTCGGCTTTACAGAACAGGAGCGGCTCTTCGCCGAGAACGTACGCCGCTTCGCGCGCGAGCGCCTGGCGCCCGACTACGCGAAATGGGATCGCGGCGAGCCGTTTCCCCGCGAACGTATCCGCGAACTGGCCGATCTCGGAATCGCCGGCCTGCGCGTGCCGGAGGCCTACGGCGGCACTGAGTCATCCTATGTGATGGCGGGGATCGCGTCTGAAGAGCTGTCCCGCGGCGATTACAACACTTCGCTCTTTCTGCAGATTGGCATGATCATCGCGGACATCCTGGCCGGCCACGCCAGCGAATCCGTCAAGCGCGCGTGGCTCCCCGCCATCGCCAGCGGGGATAAAGTAGTTGCCTTCGGACTCACCGAACCCAACGCGGGCTCCGACGCGGCCGCGATTACCACCAGCGCGGAACGCGATGGCGACAGTTACGTCGTGCGCGGCGAGAAGGCCTCGATCACTTTCGCCGGCATGGCCGACGCCTGCGTGGTGTTCGCGCGGACCGGCGGCGCGGGCGCGCGTGGGATCGGCGCGTTGATGGTGCCGCTCGATCTGCCCGGCGTGTCGCGCCAGGTCTATCGCAGCGCCGGGGAACGGCTGACTCAGCGCGGCTCGCTCGTGTTCGACGGCGTCCGGGTTCCCGCTGACCATCTGATCGGCGGCGAGTCGGGCGGTTTCTATCAGGCGATGGGCGCGTTCGATTACAACCGCGCGATCATCGCGCTGGCCTGCGTCGGCGTCGCCCAGCAATCTCTCGACGAGACGATCGAGTATGCCAAGCAGCGCCACACCTTCGGCCGCCCGATCGCCAAGCATGAAGGCGTCGCGTTCCAGATCGCCGAGCACCTGACGATGATTTCTGCGGCCCGGCTGCTCGCATACCAGTGTCTGGCGCTGCGCGACCGCGGCGAGCCGCACACGAAAGAAGCCGCGATGGCGAAGTGGCTCGGGCCGAAGGCGGCCGCCGAGGCCATCCACGCATGCATCGTGCTGCACGGCTGGATCGGGTACAGCCAGGAACTCCCTTTCGAGCAACGCCTGCGCGACGTGATCGGGCTTGAGATCGGCGACGGCACTCCCGAGATTATGAAGGCGATCATCGCAAGGGAAACGTTTGGGCGTGAATTCGCGGCGTATCGCTGA